One Manihot esculenta cultivar AM560-2 chromosome 18, M.esculenta_v8, whole genome shotgun sequence genomic window carries:
- the LOC110607171 gene encoding THO complex subunit 5B isoform X2: MEDGEIVEGVAMEEEAPLTTQPKNGTSPYEMLRESKASVEEIVAQILNMKKENKPKSELRELVTQMFLHFVTLRQANRSILLEEDRVKAETERAKAPVDFTTLQLHNLMYEKSHYVKAIKACKDFKSKFPDIELVPEEEFFRDAPENIKGPVLSDDTSHNLMLKRLNYELHQRKELCKLHEKLEQRKKSLLETIANRKKFLSSLPSHLKSLKKASLPVQNQLGVLHTKKLKQQNSAELLPPPLYVIYSQLLAQKEAFGEHIDLEIVGSLKDAQAFARQQANKDTGISANVENSRLEDDAPDEEDDGQRRRKRPKRVPSKESLDHFGVFQVHPLKIVLHVYDDEVSDPKSTKLIALKFEYLFKLNVVCVGVEGSHEGPENNILCNLFPDDTGVELPHQSAKLFVGDVPAFDETRTSRPYKWAQHLAGIDFLPEIAPLLSGHETASNETTKSEAIVSGLSLYRQQNRVQTVVQRIRVRRRAQLALVEQLDSLVKLKWPSLNCENVPWALHTPICNLNGWSPAGPPPNQTSSVPVIDTDQAQDPMDADVDRRSGASKEETESAREDGELPSLVASIVNDVKLTPTKISNLEHTKQLALISKSIISPISKAKSLSFKKHDEGSDILLEIDSDQDELALPELEENETFCKRSENRWVDYGVKEYSLVLTRKMGSQGRNVKLEAKIKISMEYPLRPPLFAVSLCSIGENHDDCSVWCNELCAMEAEVNLFMLKMLPLDQENYILAHQVCCLAMLFDYLMDEASPCEKKGTSVIDVGLCKPVSGRLLARSLRGRDRRKMISWKDMECTSGYPY, from the exons ATGGAAGACGGAGAGATAGTGGAGGGAGTGGCGATGGAAGAGGAGGCCCCATTAACAACGCAGCCTAAGAATGGGACGTCACCGTACGAAATGCTGCGGGAAAGCAAAGCCTCAGTGGAGGAAATCGTAGCCCAGATTCTCAAcatgaagaaagaaaacaaaCCTAAATCGGAGCTCCGCGAACTCGTCACTCAAATGTTCCTTCACTTCGTCACCCTTCGCCAG GCGAACCGATCGATTTTATTGGAAGAGGATAGAGTGAAAGCGGAGACGGAACGCGCAAAGGCGCCTGTGGATTTCACGACTCTCCAGCTTCATAATTTGATGTATGAGAAGAGTCACTATGTTAAAGCTATAAAAGCTTGTAAGGATTTCAAGTCTAAATTTCCTGATATTGAGCTTGTTCCGGAAGAAGAATTTTTCCGTGATGCTCCTGAAAATATCAAAGGCCCTGTTTTGTCTGACGATACGTCACATAATCTGATGCTAAAGAGGCTCAATTATGAGCTGCACCAG CGCAAGGAACTGTGCAAACTTCATGAGAAACTGGAGCAACGTAAGAAAAGTCTGTTGGAGACTATTGCAAACCGGAAGAAGTTCTTATCAagtcttccatcacacctcaaATCCCTTAAGAAAGCATCCTTGCCTGTACAGAACCAATTAGGGGTTCTGCATACAAAGAAATTAAAGCAACAAAACTCAGCAGAATtgcttcctcctcctctttATGTGATTTATTCACAGCTCCTGGCACAAAAGGAAGCCTTTGGAGAACATATTGATCTGGAAATTGTGGGGAGTCTGAAAGATGCACAAGCTTTTGCCCGTCAGCAAGCGAATAAAGATACAG GCATATCTGCTAATGTAGAGAATTCCAGGTTGGAGGATGATGCACCTGATGAGGAAGATGATGGCCAGAGAAGGAGAAAACGGCCCAAGAGGGTTCCAAGCAAGGAGAGTCTGGACCACTTCGGAGTATTTCAAGTTCATCCACTTAAGATTGTACTCCATGTATATGATGATGAGGTTTCCGATCCAAAATCCACAAAGCTTATCGCTTTGAAGTTCGAATACTTGTTCAAGTTGAATGTTGTATGTGTTGGGGTTGAGGGATCTCATGAAGGACCTGAGAATAACATTTTATGTAACTTATTTCCTGATGACACGGGTGTTGAGCTTCCTCACCAG TCAGCTAAGCTCTTTGTTGGAGATGTCCCTGCATTTGATGAAACTAGAACTTCACGTCCATATAAGTGGGCCCAGCATTTGGCGGGGATTGATTTCTTACCTGAAATTGCACCTTTGCTTAGTGGCCATGAAACTGCTAGCAATGAAACAACGAAAAGTGAAGCTATTGTATCAGGTTTATCGCTATATCGTCAACAGAATCGGGTGCAAACTGTTGTGCAAAGAATTCGTGTTCGGAGAAGGGCTCAGCTGGCTCTTGT GGAACAGCTTGATTCACTTGTGAAGCTTAAATGGCCTTCTTTGAATTGTGAAAATGTTCCATGGGCTTTACATACTCCCATATGCAATTTGAATGGTTGGTCACCTGCTGGGCCCCCACCTAACCAGACTTCATCTGTGCCTGTCATTGACACAGATCAAGCTCAGGACCCCATGGATGCTGATGTGGACAGAAGATCTGGTGCTTCAAAGGAAGAAACAGAGAGTGCTAGAGAAGATGGAGAGCTTCCATCCTTGGTTGCTTCTATTGTGAATGATGTTAAGCTTACTCCTACAAAAATATCTAATCTAGAGCATACCAAGCAGCTTGCATTAATTTCAAAGAGCATTATATCACCTATTAGTAAGGCGAAATCACTAAGTTTCAAGAAACATGATGAGGGTTCTGATATCTTGCTGGAAATTGATAGTGATCAGGATGAGCTTGCACTGCCCGAGCTAGAAGAAAATGAAACTTTCTGTAAGAGATCTGAAAACCGATGGGTGGATTATGGGGTTAAAGAATATTCTCTTGTCCTAACAAGGAAGATGGGTTCTCAAGGGAGGAATGTTAAGTTAGAAGCAAAG ATTAAAATCAGCATGGAGTATCCTCTTAGACCTCCCCTTTTTGCTGTAAGTCTTTGCTCTATTGGAGAAAATCATGATGATTGCTCCGTATGGTGCAATGAACTCTGTGCCATGGAAGCAGAG GTCAACCTCTTTATGCTGAAGATGCTACCATTGGATCAAGAAAACTATATCTTAGCTCATCAAGTGTGCTGTCTAGCAATGTTGTTTGACTATTTAATGGATGAGGCATCTCCTTGTGAAAAAAAGGGTACTTCTGTCATTGATGTTGGTTTGTGTAAGCCTGTTAGTGGTAGGCTTCTTGCCAGATCGTTAAGAGGAAGGGATCGGAGGAAGATGATATCCTGGAAGGACATGGAATGCACCTCTGGTTATCCATACTAA
- the LOC110607171 gene encoding THO complex subunit 5B isoform X1, with translation MEDGEIVEGVAMEEEAPLTTQPKNGTSPYEMLRESKASVEEIVAQILNMKKENKPKSELRELVTQMFLHFVTLRQANRSILLEEDRVKAETERAKAPVDFTTLQLHNLMYEKSHYVKAIKACKDFKSKFPDIELVPEEEFFRDAPENIKGPVLSDDTSHNLMLKRLNYELHQRKELCKLHEKLEQRKKSLLETIANRKKFLSSLPSHLKSLKKASLPVQNQLGVLHTKKLKQQNSAELLPPPLYVIYSQLLAQKEAFGEHIDLEIVGSLKDAQAFARQQANKDTGISANVENSRLEDDAPDEEDDGQRRRKRPKRVPSKESLDHFGVFQVHPLKIVLHVYDDEVSDPKSTKLIALKFEYLFKLNVVCVGVEGSHEGPENNILCNLFPDDTGVELPHQVWINKSAKLFVGDVPAFDETRTSRPYKWAQHLAGIDFLPEIAPLLSGHETASNETTKSEAIVSGLSLYRQQNRVQTVVQRIRVRRRAQLALVEQLDSLVKLKWPSLNCENVPWALHTPICNLNGWSPAGPPPNQTSSVPVIDTDQAQDPMDADVDRRSGASKEETESAREDGELPSLVASIVNDVKLTPTKISNLEHTKQLALISKSIISPISKAKSLSFKKHDEGSDILLEIDSDQDELALPELEENETFCKRSENRWVDYGVKEYSLVLTRKMGSQGRNVKLEAKIKISMEYPLRPPLFAVSLCSIGENHDDCSVWCNELCAMEAEVNLFMLKMLPLDQENYILAHQVCCLAMLFDYLMDEASPCEKKGTSVIDVGLCKPVSGRLLARSLRGRDRRKMISWKDMECTSGYPY, from the exons ATGGAAGACGGAGAGATAGTGGAGGGAGTGGCGATGGAAGAGGAGGCCCCATTAACAACGCAGCCTAAGAATGGGACGTCACCGTACGAAATGCTGCGGGAAAGCAAAGCCTCAGTGGAGGAAATCGTAGCCCAGATTCTCAAcatgaagaaagaaaacaaaCCTAAATCGGAGCTCCGCGAACTCGTCACTCAAATGTTCCTTCACTTCGTCACCCTTCGCCAG GCGAACCGATCGATTTTATTGGAAGAGGATAGAGTGAAAGCGGAGACGGAACGCGCAAAGGCGCCTGTGGATTTCACGACTCTCCAGCTTCATAATTTGATGTATGAGAAGAGTCACTATGTTAAAGCTATAAAAGCTTGTAAGGATTTCAAGTCTAAATTTCCTGATATTGAGCTTGTTCCGGAAGAAGAATTTTTCCGTGATGCTCCTGAAAATATCAAAGGCCCTGTTTTGTCTGACGATACGTCACATAATCTGATGCTAAAGAGGCTCAATTATGAGCTGCACCAG CGCAAGGAACTGTGCAAACTTCATGAGAAACTGGAGCAACGTAAGAAAAGTCTGTTGGAGACTATTGCAAACCGGAAGAAGTTCTTATCAagtcttccatcacacctcaaATCCCTTAAGAAAGCATCCTTGCCTGTACAGAACCAATTAGGGGTTCTGCATACAAAGAAATTAAAGCAACAAAACTCAGCAGAATtgcttcctcctcctctttATGTGATTTATTCACAGCTCCTGGCACAAAAGGAAGCCTTTGGAGAACATATTGATCTGGAAATTGTGGGGAGTCTGAAAGATGCACAAGCTTTTGCCCGTCAGCAAGCGAATAAAGATACAG GCATATCTGCTAATGTAGAGAATTCCAGGTTGGAGGATGATGCACCTGATGAGGAAGATGATGGCCAGAGAAGGAGAAAACGGCCCAAGAGGGTTCCAAGCAAGGAGAGTCTGGACCACTTCGGAGTATTTCAAGTTCATCCACTTAAGATTGTACTCCATGTATATGATGATGAGGTTTCCGATCCAAAATCCACAAAGCTTATCGCTTTGAAGTTCGAATACTTGTTCAAGTTGAATGTTGTATGTGTTGGGGTTGAGGGATCTCATGAAGGACCTGAGAATAACATTTTATGTAACTTATTTCCTGATGACACGGGTGTTGAGCTTCCTCACCAGGTATGGATAAATAAG TCAGCTAAGCTCTTTGTTGGAGATGTCCCTGCATTTGATGAAACTAGAACTTCACGTCCATATAAGTGGGCCCAGCATTTGGCGGGGATTGATTTCTTACCTGAAATTGCACCTTTGCTTAGTGGCCATGAAACTGCTAGCAATGAAACAACGAAAAGTGAAGCTATTGTATCAGGTTTATCGCTATATCGTCAACAGAATCGGGTGCAAACTGTTGTGCAAAGAATTCGTGTTCGGAGAAGGGCTCAGCTGGCTCTTGT GGAACAGCTTGATTCACTTGTGAAGCTTAAATGGCCTTCTTTGAATTGTGAAAATGTTCCATGGGCTTTACATACTCCCATATGCAATTTGAATGGTTGGTCACCTGCTGGGCCCCCACCTAACCAGACTTCATCTGTGCCTGTCATTGACACAGATCAAGCTCAGGACCCCATGGATGCTGATGTGGACAGAAGATCTGGTGCTTCAAAGGAAGAAACAGAGAGTGCTAGAGAAGATGGAGAGCTTCCATCCTTGGTTGCTTCTATTGTGAATGATGTTAAGCTTACTCCTACAAAAATATCTAATCTAGAGCATACCAAGCAGCTTGCATTAATTTCAAAGAGCATTATATCACCTATTAGTAAGGCGAAATCACTAAGTTTCAAGAAACATGATGAGGGTTCTGATATCTTGCTGGAAATTGATAGTGATCAGGATGAGCTTGCACTGCCCGAGCTAGAAGAAAATGAAACTTTCTGTAAGAGATCTGAAAACCGATGGGTGGATTATGGGGTTAAAGAATATTCTCTTGTCCTAACAAGGAAGATGGGTTCTCAAGGGAGGAATGTTAAGTTAGAAGCAAAG ATTAAAATCAGCATGGAGTATCCTCTTAGACCTCCCCTTTTTGCTGTAAGTCTTTGCTCTATTGGAGAAAATCATGATGATTGCTCCGTATGGTGCAATGAACTCTGTGCCATGGAAGCAGAG GTCAACCTCTTTATGCTGAAGATGCTACCATTGGATCAAGAAAACTATATCTTAGCTCATCAAGTGTGCTGTCTAGCAATGTTGTTTGACTATTTAATGGATGAGGCATCTCCTTGTGAAAAAAAGGGTACTTCTGTCATTGATGTTGGTTTGTGTAAGCCTGTTAGTGGTAGGCTTCTTGCCAGATCGTTAAGAGGAAGGGATCGGAGGAAGATGATATCCTGGAAGGACATGGAATGCACCTCTGGTTATCCATACTAA